In Cytobacillus oceanisediminis, the following proteins share a genomic window:
- a CDS encoding hydrolase — MESRNFQLDTEWCMIHYPDKPSGFGILIIGDDRHFVDRNCSFWTQNEGKHSLIKKLRENGYTIFYSNLYGRHWGSDRAVDKAKYLYEHILRTEIINEKIHIVAEGMGALVALRLLHEMSDLIRSAVLINPILSLKHHLDQEKEHKFFYKKLLKELAFSYEIETDKIADLLSKHEKNLTTGLKVPVRIIQVLAGGRAYKQSDYLKKRSIQWENENSPISVFYILPDKKQRMSSQMTNFFRKYEKVL, encoded by the coding sequence ATGGAAAGCCGGAACTTCCAGCTGGATACAGAATGGTGCATGATTCATTACCCAGATAAACCTAGTGGTTTCGGTATCCTGATTATTGGGGATGATCGGCACTTTGTTGACAGAAACTGCAGTTTTTGGACTCAAAATGAAGGGAAACATTCACTAATAAAGAAGCTCAGGGAAAATGGCTATACAATTTTTTATTCAAATCTTTACGGGAGGCACTGGGGGAGCGATCGGGCTGTCGATAAGGCAAAATACTTGTATGAACATATTCTGCGAACGGAAATTATTAACGAAAAGATCCATATTGTTGCTGAGGGCATGGGAGCATTGGTAGCCCTTAGATTATTGCATGAAATGAGCGATTTAATCCGTTCAGCCGTATTAATCAATCCCATTCTTTCACTAAAGCACCATCTCGATCAGGAAAAAGAGCATAAGTTTTTTTACAAGAAACTATTAAAAGAACTGGCATTTTCATATGAAATAGAAACGGATAAAATAGCGGATCTGCTCAGCAAGCATGAAAAAAACCTCACAACAGGCCTTAAAGTGCCAGTCAGAATCATTCAGGTACTGGCGGGCGGAAGAGCTTACAAGCAATCAGATTATTTAAAGAAACGATCAATACAATGGGAAAATGAAAATAGCCCTATCTCTGTGTTTTATATCCTTCCAGATAAAAAACAGCGAATGTCTTCTCAAATGACAAACTTCTTTAGAAAATATGAAAAAGTCCTATAA
- a CDS encoding ComZ family protein, with protein sequence MQLNEKNMEFMQIAMKYLPEAKQQLDEAGIELSMEMIQPFMNLFTKVMNEAYEMGKADALNESE encoded by the coding sequence ATGCAGCTAAACGAAAAAAACATGGAATTCATGCAAATCGCCATGAAATATCTGCCAGAAGCCAAACAGCAGCTCGACGAAGCAGGCATTGAACTATCCATGGAAATGATCCAGCCATTCATGAACCTATTCACCAAAGTCATGAACGAAGCCTACGAAATGGGCAAAGCGGATGCTTTGAATGAGAGTGAGTAA
- a CDS encoding BMP family ABC transporter substrate-binding protein codes for MHKTLVKFGILLLCLLLLASCGQAMSTGKLEKAGLLVPDTVNDQVWGTKGYKGMLKIQSHYNVEVYYKEGMNSEMVVERAVKELDQKGVNLIFGHGNEYAAYFNNISKKYPDIHFVSFNGDAQNDNTTSLNFEAYAMGFFGGMVAGHMTKTNNIGILAAFEWQPEVEGFYQGVSQIDERINVQIQYVGNWDNDNKAIALLEKMIANKTDVVYPAGDGYNVPVIEKLKEEGLYAIGYISDQSDLGESVVLTSTVQHVDVLYELVAEKFNEGELESGNLTFDFEDEVISLGKFSPDVDEEFKKELNAAIENYKKTGKLPTKN; via the coding sequence ATGCATAAGACATTAGTGAAATTCGGGATCCTTCTTTTGTGCCTTCTTTTATTGGCCTCCTGCGGACAAGCGATGTCTACAGGAAAACTTGAAAAAGCTGGATTATTAGTGCCCGATACCGTCAATGATCAGGTATGGGGGACCAAAGGCTATAAAGGCATGTTAAAGATTCAATCCCATTATAATGTTGAGGTTTATTATAAAGAGGGCATGAATTCTGAGATGGTTGTTGAAAGAGCTGTTAAAGAGTTAGATCAAAAAGGTGTAAACCTGATTTTTGGACATGGCAATGAATACGCGGCATACTTTAATAACATTTCTAAAAAATACCCTGACATTCATTTTGTCAGCTTTAATGGCGATGCCCAAAATGACAACACCACCAGCTTGAATTTTGAAGCCTATGCAATGGGATTCTTTGGCGGCATGGTTGCTGGTCATATGACGAAAACCAATAATATAGGAATACTCGCAGCTTTTGAATGGCAGCCGGAGGTAGAAGGTTTTTATCAAGGTGTAAGCCAAATTGATGAAAGAATAAATGTGCAAATTCAATATGTCGGCAACTGGGACAATGATAATAAAGCCATAGCTCTCTTGGAAAAAATGATTGCCAATAAGACAGATGTTGTCTATCCAGCTGGAGATGGGTATAATGTTCCTGTCATCGAGAAACTAAAAGAAGAAGGGCTCTACGCCATCGGTTATATTTCCGACCAGTCTGATCTGGGTGAATCAGTTGTGCTGACCAGTACTGTTCAGCATGTCGATGTTTTGTATGAACTAGTTGCAGAAAAATTCAACGAAGGCGAACTGGAGTCAGGAAATTTAACTTTCGATTTCGAGGATGAAGTTATTTCACTGGGAAAATTCAGCCCTGACGTCGACGAAGAATTCAAAAAAGAACTAAACGCCGCCATTGAGAATTACAAAAAAACAGGCAAACTGCCCACCAAGAATTGA
- a CDS encoding nuclease-related domain-containing protein, whose protein sequence is MIMKPRTIPRRILQNEALLRRLPEFHRKRHEIERDNRNRISGYKGERQLDYFLGFLPNEFKVYNDLRFKNHTAFQIDTLLITPFFTAIIEVKNYTGTLYFEPLSDQVIQIHYS, encoded by the coding sequence ATGATAATGAAGCCAAGAACTATTCCAAGAAGAATTCTGCAAAATGAAGCATTATTGCGAAGATTGCCCGAATTTCATCGAAAGAGGCATGAAATTGAAAGAGATAACCGAAACCGAATTAGTGGATATAAAGGAGAAAGGCAGCTTGATTACTTTTTAGGTTTCCTTCCAAATGAATTTAAAGTATATAATGATCTCCGTTTTAAAAACCACACTGCCTTTCAAATCGATACCCTTCTAATAACTCCTTTTTTCACAGCTATTATTGAAGTGAAGAATTATACCGGTACTTTATACTTTGAACCTCTTTCTGATCAAGTGATTCAAATACATTATTCCTAA
- a CDS encoding beta-ketoacyl-ACP synthase III, whose amino-acid sequence MNAGIIGIGRYLPEKVVTNADLEKIVDTSDEWIRTRTGIEERRIADDSIDTSDMAYESALKALENAGIEAEDLDLILVATVTPDHPFPSVACMLQERLNAKKAAAMDISAACAGFMYGIITGKQFIETGTYKHVLVVGVEKLSKITDWNDRNTAVLFGDGAGAAVIGPVSDGRGILSFELGADGTGAKHLYQDEYIIMNGREVFKFAVRQMGESCINVLDKAGLSKEDVDFLIPHQANIRIMEASRQRLELPVEKMSKTVDKYGNTSAASIPIALVEELEAGKIKDDDLLVMVGFGGGLTWGAIAMRWGR is encoded by the coding sequence ATGAATGCTGGAATTATAGGAATCGGAAGATATCTTCCTGAAAAAGTGGTAACAAATGCAGATTTGGAGAAAATAGTTGATACTTCTGATGAATGGATTCGGACCAGGACTGGAATTGAGGAAAGAAGAATTGCGGATGACAGCATAGACACATCTGATATGGCGTATGAGTCAGCACTTAAAGCATTGGAAAATGCAGGCATTGAAGCAGAGGATTTAGATCTTATTTTAGTTGCAACGGTTACACCGGATCACCCGTTTCCATCTGTTGCCTGCATGCTTCAGGAGCGATTAAATGCAAAAAAGGCGGCGGCAATGGATATTAGCGCTGCATGTGCAGGTTTCATGTATGGTATCATAACGGGAAAACAGTTTATTGAAACAGGGACATATAAACATGTATTGGTAGTAGGTGTTGAAAAGCTTTCCAAAATTACAGACTGGAATGACCGTAATACTGCTGTTTTATTTGGAGACGGAGCAGGTGCAGCTGTAATCGGGCCAGTCTCAGATGGCCGGGGAATATTATCATTTGAATTAGGTGCAGATGGCACAGGCGCAAAACATCTATATCAGGATGAATATATCATTATGAATGGACGCGAAGTGTTCAAATTTGCGGTTCGCCAAATGGGTGAAAGCTGCATCAACGTACTTGATAAAGCTGGACTATCCAAAGAGGATGTAGATTTCCTAATACCTCATCAGGCGAATATACGCATTATGGAAGCTTCCCGTCAAAGACTGGAACTTCCGGTTGAGAAGATGTCGAAAACAGTGGATAAATACGGAAATACTTCTGCTGCATCTATTCCAATTGCATTGGTGGAAGAACTGGAAGCGGGTAAAATTAAAGATGATGATTTGCTCGTGATGGTCGGCTTTGGCGGAGGGTTGACTTGGGGAGCCATTGCGATGAGATGGGGAAGATAA
- the fabF gene encoding beta-ketoacyl-ACP synthase II produces MNKRRVVVTGIGAVTPLGNNTETTWNNIKSGVSGVGPLTRLNADEYPAKVAAEVKDFNPEEYIDKKDARKMDRFTHYAVASSFMAVKDANLQITDENAHRIGVWIGSGIGGMETFENQYETFMKRGYRRVSPFFVPMMIPDMATGQVSIYLGAKGFNSCTVTACATGTNSIGDAFKVIQRGDADAMISGGAEAPITKMSVAGFCANTALSTNPDPKTASRPFDQNRDGFVIGEGAGIVVLEELEHALARGAKIYAEIVGYGATGDAYHITAPAPGGEGGARAMKMAIEDGGLKPEDIDYINAHGTSTDYNDKFETLAIKEVFGEHAYKLAVSSTKSMTGHLLGAAGGIEAIFTVLAMKEGILPPTINLENPDPECDLDYVPNKAREKEIKAAMSNSLGFGGHNATIVFKRYE; encoded by the coding sequence ATGAATAAAAGAAGAGTTGTAGTTACAGGCATCGGAGCTGTAACACCGCTTGGAAATAATACAGAGACGACATGGAATAATATTAAATCAGGGGTTTCAGGTGTTGGCCCTCTGACTAGATTAAATGCAGATGAATATCCCGCTAAGGTTGCTGCTGAGGTAAAGGATTTCAATCCTGAAGAATATATTGACAAAAAAGATGCCAGAAAAATGGACCGCTTCACACACTATGCTGTTGCATCATCCTTTATGGCCGTAAAGGATGCAAACCTTCAGATTACAGATGAAAATGCTCATCGCATCGGTGTTTGGATTGGTTCAGGCATTGGTGGTATGGAAACTTTTGAAAATCAATATGAAACATTTATGAAACGCGGGTACAGAAGGGTGAGCCCATTCTTCGTGCCAATGATGATTCCGGACATGGCAACGGGTCAAGTCTCGATTTATTTAGGTGCAAAAGGGTTTAACTCCTGTACAGTAACTGCATGTGCCACTGGTACAAACTCAATCGGCGATGCCTTTAAGGTTATTCAGCGCGGCGATGCCGATGCGATGATCTCAGGGGGAGCAGAAGCGCCAATAACAAAAATGTCTGTAGCTGGATTTTGTGCCAACACCGCACTTTCAACCAATCCAGATCCAAAAACAGCCAGCCGTCCATTTGATCAGAATCGTGACGGGTTTGTTATTGGAGAAGGTGCGGGAATTGTAGTACTTGAAGAATTGGAGCATGCACTTGCACGCGGTGCAAAAATTTATGCTGAAATCGTCGGATATGGCGCTACCGGGGATGCTTATCATATCACTGCACCTGCTCCAGGTGGAGAAGGCGGAGCAAGAGCCATGAAAATGGCGATTGAAGACGGCGGCTTAAAGCCGGAAGATATCGATTATATTAATGCCCACGGTACAAGTACTGATTATAATGATAAATTTGAAACATTGGCTATCAAAGAGGTGTTCGGAGAGCATGCCTATAAATTGGCAGTAAGCTCGACTAAATCAATGACGGGACATCTTCTGGGAGCTGCAGGCGGAATTGAAGCCATTTTCACAGTTCTGGCAATGAAGGAAGGGATCCTGCCGCCGACCATTAATCTCGAAAACCCGGATCCTGAATGTGATCTGGATTATGTTCCAAATAAGGCAAGGGAAAAAGAAATAAAAGCCGCAATGAGCAATTCACTAGGCTTTGGCGGCCACAATGCAACCATTGTTTTTAAAAGATATGAATAA